In the genome of Magnolia sinica isolate HGM2019 chromosome 2, MsV1, whole genome shotgun sequence, one region contains:
- the LOC131225946 gene encoding plastocyanin A, chloroplastic-like — MHEVTHTHTHPFIYFYQIPHPSHLSFPIPPQTLSSNHTRESATSRKMTTMTTSAAITIPSFTGLKVGQSARSCPAKVPASPAQAFSVKASLKEVGVAVAATAASAMLASNVLAIEVLLGGSDGTLAFVPKEFSVSPGEKIVFKNNAGFPHNVVFDEDEIPSGVDASKISMSEEDLLNAPGEVYSVTLDAKGTYSFYCSPHQGAGMVGKVTVN, encoded by the exons ATGCATGAAGTG acacacacacacacacacccatttatttatttttatcaaatCCCCCATCCATCACACCTTTCATTTCCCATACCACCTCAAACCCTCTCTAGCAACCACACCAGAGAAAGTGCAACATCTAGAAAAATGACCACCATGACCACCTCAGCTGCAATCACCATCCCCTCCTTCACTGGCCTCAAGGTGGGCCAATCTGCCCGATCGTGCCCCGCCAAGGTGCCTGCCTCGCCTGCGCAGGCATTCTCCGTCAAAGCCTCACTTAAGGAAGTGGGCGTCGCAGTTGCGGCCACCGCCGCGAGCGCGATGCTTGCGAGCAATGTCCTCGCCATCGAGGTCCTCCTGGGTGGCAGCGACGGTACCTTGGCCTTTGTCCCCAAGGAGTTCTCCGTGTCTCCCGGTGAGAAGATTGTGTTCAAGAACAATGCAGGGTTCCCACACAATGTTGTCTTCGACGAGGATGAGATCCCCTCTGGTGTGGACGCGTCGAAGATCTCGATGAGCGAGGAAGATTTGCTCAACGCGCCCGGTGAGGTGTATTCGGTCACATTGGATGCCAAGGGCACATACAGTTTCTACTGTTCACCTCACCAAGGGGCTGGCATGGTTGGAAAGGTGACCGTTAATTAG